A stretch of DNA from Oryza brachyantha chromosome 9, ObraRS2, whole genome shotgun sequence:
TGAGACCCAACCGCTCGATAGGGGAACAAATTTACCCTTAGCTAGAAGCTGTGATTACTTCAGCTCAGAATCATCAAGTAGTATGTTGCAGGGACCAATCACTACGAAGAACAGTCGACTTCCACAGCTCCAGAGTCACACAGCAGCTGACACAAGATTCCCTGTGGCTTTTCAATGCAAGTTTTCAGTGAGCAATTATCAGCCAAAACTGCCACTACTTGTCATTAAAATTACTGGAAAGGGAGCTGTTCTTTGTTTAGGGcatgtttagatccatttggAATAGTAAATGGtaaatgacaaaagttttggcattgtatttttacaagttggtgtttagagacatgcaaaagttgccatttttttgacaaaagtgagaggtggtccGCGTCCTGCTTTTTGGcgaaatttgctactctagacTGCCAAATACCAAATGCAAAGTTGTCGTTTTCTTACCCTAGTGTTTAGATAcattttactaaaaaatactctaaaatgACAAAACTTTTGCTATTTTAAAGGATCTACAGGCCTTAGCATAGATCTCGAGGCAAATGGTATACCCTGGAATGCACAAGCAGGGAAAAAGCCTGGATAAAGTGTAGCCCAACACACACATGAAAAGTGGAGTAGGAAGGAGTCTTTCTTCTAATCTGTCCCTGATGCAGCTCCTGAATGCTTTtcctagaaaaacaaaatgcgGGGGAGAAATCACAGGAGATTTGACTTGCATTTATTCTATAAAAGCAGCGACTTTTTACCATGTGGCATCAGTACTTTGTCCTTCAGAAGACAAAAGTGTGTACATAACGTatctaaaaaatgtttaaGATCTTACACCTTGGGACGTCAAGTAAACAGGAACTTCCTCACTTTCTTCCTTTAACCTGACTTTCAACTATCAGCAGTTCAGCACAAAACTTTATTCCTGCACCTTGTATTTTCAGGGTAAATCTTGCATGGAATTATAAACTGGagtaactttaattttaatcatTCCAAATGGTTGCCACTTGCCACAGAGCTGAAACAGCAATTCTTAATACTATTATTCATGGAGATGATCATACTTTCCATATGATAATGATATATTCATCTGCAACCAATATGGAAGAAGACAGACAAGAATACCTATTCTGTCAGAACGAATTTGGAGTGTTGGCACTAGTCCAGAGATTCTTTGTCGCAGAACAGCACCAAATCAGGGATCCTAGAAGCAATAGCTGAGGACAAGACTTTCAGCTCTCTCGTTATTTTAGGTAGAAAGTGCACGTCTATTCTCCATGAAAGGTGAGAGCATGGTTCCATTTACTCTCAActataaaatgtatttttctttttattgaaTGTATATTCAGAGATATGGAGTACTAGGAGTAACAGATACTCCTATCTGAATATCTGAGTCGATCCAGTCCAACAAACACATCACACTTCATCAGTGATCAGTCCATCTCCCTCTCTTCCTTTCCTACAAAcatctccatccatccaaaccTGCAGGTGGATCGTACACTTATACATGATTGTCCAATACTTACCCGTCTCTGCCATCGCTTCAGTTTCGGCCAAATTTGAGCAAAGCTACCCAGTGAAATGAACTGAAACTGAACGGTAGAAGAGCCGAAAGGAGGAGCTGaaactgctttttttttttcaacagaCATCATCTCCAACGCAGGGACGGATCCGTGGACCGTGGGGGCAGGCAGCCACGCAAAAGCTGTTGCTCATCACATGCCACTCGCTCGCCGCTGCCTCcctatccatccatccaaccatccatgatccatccgTGTAGTACGCACGCAGTCAGTCGCAGAGCACGCAGGCAAGGGCGTTgttccttcctttctttctttctgctcttttttttctctctttctccctcCCCTGCGTCTCGCTCGCCCGCTCCTTttgttctcttctcttcttttcattCTGCTCCATCAAAAGGagctctctttttcttctccccctcccccacacCTACCTAAAGCCTGCAAGTGCAACACATGCAGGCAGGCAGGTTTAATGGTTGCAATCAGCGCCAAAGCAAAGCGGAGCAATCTCTGGTGCAGGCGCTGCCGCCCGCTACATCCATCCATTCCACGATTTCCATCTCTCCTAGCTGAGCTGATCAGCTCAGCTGATACTACTAGCTTCTTCGCCATGATTGTGCAGTGCTGCTTACACGTGACTACGTGAGGCCCCCGCGGCGGTGGCACTGTGCGTACGTGCCGACGCGCCATTTGCCAAGCAGTAAAACTCTGCCGTTTGAGGCCGCTTCTgcatttttgtgtgtgtgtatgtgtgggGAGTTTCTGAATCTGGTTAGCTTACCGTTTGAAGCAGTGGAttagttcaaaaaaatattcaccTTTAAAGACATGTTAGGGTTTTATCGCTTTAGGAGCTACGAGGAGCACCAGACATTTCTTCATGTAAACAtgtaaaatgaactaaaagaaatatgggccactagaaaaaaaaagtaaagatggcccaaaattcaaactttactAGGCCACATTCCTGTCGTCATACGGCCTACATAGAGTTTATTAAGGACACAAGGACCGCGATTCTTCTTGAATTctgattttcatttttatgggCCTTAGTTTTTCTCGATACGTGACACTTCATGGACTATGTGTTTATGCGGGCCCTTTCACACAAGACGGACCGAGGCAATAGGCCTGCCCTGGTATGGACTACAGGACTCACTTGTGATGGGCCTCAATAATAATCCATACAGGCCAAACAGTAGAATTGAGGCCTATCCGAACAAGGCGCCATGGATTTCGTTTGTCTTGTAGAGACTACCATGGTAGGCTACtcgttttgaaggaaaaataaaggatcTAATTCATAAGGattgaatttatttaaaaaccatTCGGTTTATAGAAATGCACCGTAGgaaaatcaaaggaaaattttCCATCCTACACGACatagagaaaaaacataggaaaattttcatctactcaaacctcttggaaaaattcctatgaattgGTGTTGCCATGCATTCATATTCCTTCACTTTTATTATTCCTTTGGAttgaaattcctccaaaccgaatAAGCCCTAAGGAAATTTTGCATAGGCTAATGTCCTAGGCACACACTGGGAGTCCGGGGCTCGCTGCTCGCATCATACCGAAATTTTGCATAGgccaaggaaaaaaattgcaggTCGCAGTACGTTAAAAAATCACTGGAGACGCAGGTATTCTTTGGTTAAAATGGTCATGTAATTCAAATGGTCATGATTATCTACTTCGTGGGCTATGCAAGATTGCATTAGAATTGCTCGACAAAGGCACATGTGCTGTGCACCGTAGTAATAGGCCAGGTTTTATTCAGATTATTGAGACTACTGATGTGGATTACTCACTTGATTAcatggataaattaaatatttaagaaaatcACTTTGATAAATAGTTTACAACAAACGGTCTAAATAATGCAGTAGAAagaaagtttttttagaaaacacatttttttaaaagcgtAGAGCAAACACATCATTCCAATAATCCGCTGATTTTATGAAAAGAACTGGTTCCTAGACCGGGCCAGGATTAGGGTTAGCAAAATCTCCATCGGGGCAGGGCCTCGGCATGGCCAGGGCCAGGGTGGAATTTGACCGTGCAGGAAATCGGGGCCGGGACACCGGTTTGCTAGGGATGGACTGGGGTCCAAAAATACTCAGGGcccaaaatatttaaaaatatttaaaaataaaaaatactcagGGTCCAAAAAATACTCAGGATCCCTCAGGGcccaaaatatttaaaaataaaaaataggctTTTTTGTAATTGGACCGGCCTTCATCTCAGTCCAAGGGAATAGGCGTTCCAGGAGAAGTGGCAAAGTAGCAAACCCTAGCTAGTGCTACTGCGTCGGCATCTCAAAGCGACCCGCGCGGGGGTGctctcttcccctctcctAATCTCCTCTGGTGGCTACGTCagccctccgccgcctgccgtCCACCCCTAACACCGAGTCGGTGACCCCTTCTCCGATTCGCCTAAGGCGGCgaggctcgccgccgccttgcccCTTGGCGTCGACCCTCTCTCGGCCTCTTTGGTTCCACCGAGGCGATGAAGCCTATCGctgcccgccgtcgccctTCGCCCTCGACATCGACCCCCTCTCCGGTTAACCTGAAGCGGCGAGGCTCGACACCGCTGGCCTCAGCTCGTCGCCCGCCCCCTACCCGACGTCGACGGTCTACACCCTCCGCCTGACGCCCTGTTCGGTGAATTCGAGGCTCCGTTTGAGGCCGGGGACGGGGGGATGACTGGATTTTCCCCGACTTTCAATTCGAGGCCAAGGCCAAGGGTGTTCCAGCCATCTCCACCCCCGGCCCGCTCCGTTGCCAACTATTTGGTCAGGTTATTTTTCTGATGGCCACCAAATCACCATTCCTGATTTGATAGGCACGCTGTAGCAAACAAAGAAAACGAAGGGTGAAAGTGCATGCCGGAGCTAAGAATCAACCTTTGGCAAAACGCGGAATGCACAGCTAGGCAATCTAACCCTCTTTTATCTGACTAATTCAACCAGCAGCATCTGCATCAGtacaaaaagaaagagattATCGCCGTACACACTAGTACCTACTACTCTACTAAGTTCCTCTTCCGGCTGCACTTAACTGCAGATTTTGCAGCGGGCCGTAGCCAATTGAGAGACTGATGCAGATGATCTGGTTCTTTCCGGCAAGAGAACGGAAGCCTGTCTGTACTGCCCTGGATCGTCGCCACGTGGGCCGCTGCGCGCGGTCGGATCGTGAGCGATCGAGCAGGCCCGGGTCATTTATAGAGGTACCGAACGCCGACCGACCAACTGATCGGCGTCCTGAGGCCGTTGACTGCGCTGGGAGCTGATGGCGACTTGCCGGTTTCAGAAACCCGCGTGTGCATGCGTTGCTTGTTGTCGGTCTATTGTGTTTCCTCCCTACCTTTGTGTCTTTGACTGTATCAAGGTGTCTGTATAACTAGCTAGATAAATTAGCGTAGTAAAAAAGGATCGTAAGTTGTCTTAGATGCTcggggtgattttttttataaaaaaaccaaaaaaatatttataaataaaaaataatttataaataaaacttatatatatatatatttttagctagcgaactaaaagccaaagctgaaaagtaaattatggtgaaaaaactctcaaatttactctaaatttaaatttaaattttgacttataagcatagttcatttttcatagaataagataaattacatcaaataagaaaagagaGTACAACCACTCATTAGAACGAGCGACAATGAGGAAACTATACACTACCAGAAAATCAGCCCTTTTATGACGATGTAAGACCACCATGCCTAGTAAAATACCGTCAGGGTTACTCTGTCCATACGTCCACTATCAGGAATatgctggattttttttaattttttaaaactttttaataataattctcacaaaaaatattttcactgtaTAAGTCTTTTAGCAACGTCACCAATATTGGCACGGTAATATAATGCTGCCCCATAGAGATTTTGGCGTGACAAGCTTGTCACACCACCAATACTGGCATAGCCAAAATGTTtgtacggtgaaaatattttttttcaagctttagtaataaaattatttattaactagGCTTCTTTCATGACATAAGGTCGTGAAGACACTAATCCTGACGGTAATTGGCCATCAGGACACCAACTGACGGTAGTCCCAGCTATCATCCGAGCTACCAGCCAGATGGTTGTTGCCCTGTTGGTAGACCCGTTCAAACACCGGACTGAGCTTTGGATGGTCTAGGATCacctaaaaatcatatatatagagaaaaaagaaaatatttttattaacatgTACAAAATagatcagtttatatttattatatatatatatatatatatatatatattgtatgttatatttgtgTCAATCTAAAAGTTATGTAAGTTGGACTATCTATCATAAAActtcttttttaaaagatcaaTAACAATTCTGAATATGCCACTGGACAGTGGATCGAGCTTATGATACATTGTTATCCGATCAATGGGTGATAATTAATCATCGAAGTGCTGGAAAAAGAGGTATCACTTGTTCAGATCGAACTCCAATTTCTACCAACAAAGGTTTGttaaattttcctttataCACTGTCAATCAAATCGATGAATCTTGGAGCAATTGTCTGTTTTACCTCGATTTGATGACCCAGCGTCACCAAACCAATCGACAAGGCTGGCTAGGCAAACGCGTTGTTTGTGGAAAAAAGAGCAGAGCGGTTCAGCGAACACAAGCCCAAAAAGAATCCATCAATCCGATTCGGAGCAAGGCTTTGGCCCCACTGTTCTCCTTTTCGAAGCCAGCTATGCTCCACTCCTGATACGTGGATGGCAACGTATGCAGGGACACGTGTCAGGCCAGGAGATGCTGCTGATATCTTCAGAAGCGGCTGGATTAGGTTCAGTCATgccaagagaaaaaaaagtttaatttaaataacaaGTTAAAACAACTACTAGTCGGCATTCATTGTGTGGTATCGATCTTGTGATGTCAATGTGATGATACGTTTTCCTTGAGACATTGTATTTAGAAGTCGTTTTCATGAAAACTAATCAAAAGATCGAAAGCGAGGGCCTAATCCTCTGTCTAAACAACAAGCTCTGTGTGCTGCAGTGTCATTCCAGGAAGCAGCTGAAAGGCAAAAAGATAATGAGagggaaataaaaataaatagagagACAAGAGATTGTGCCAAAAAGAAaggcaacaaaagaaaaagagatcgAGAGAGTGCTCGCTGATGCTACACTGCTACAGCCTCCAGGCCCTCCACAGGAAGCAGCATTTACACTGCCCCAACACGGTCAAGGCTCCTTGCTTATAAATAGCCTCCAACTCCTTGCAGTTTGACAACAACACAGATCATTGCAAGAAACTTGAAATCTCCCTGAAACAGCAACaagcttgctagctagctcgagctcTTTGCACTAAGCTCTTGCCTAGCTCATCAATACCTGAGTAGCTAgttgctcgatcgatcgaaatCTTAGCTGAGTGATGGACTTCGACTTGCTGAATTCCTACCCGGAAGCGCAGCTTGACCTGATGAGCACGATGCTTCAGCTGGAGCAGCTCACTGCGCTCACTGACCAGTCGCTATTCATGGCGGCGCCAACTTCGCCGCCGGTATCACCCATGGGGACCCCTTCACCCCAGTTCTCTCCACCGCCGCAGATGTCGATGACCACCACCACGGCCGGTGGCTACCAGGAGCTCCAGGACCAGTATTCCATGCCGGCCACGTacggcgccggtgccggcgtGCAACAGCTGGACTTCGCGATGTCGTCCCCAGGCTCCGACTCCGGCGGACCGCagggctcgtcgtcgtcgtccgagGCGATGCGGGAGATGATCTTCCACATCGCGGCGCTGCAGCCGGTGGAGATCGACCCGGAGGCGGTGCGGCCGCCGAAGCGTCGCAACGTGCGCATCTCCAAGGACCCGCAGAgcgtggcggcgcggctgcggcgggAGCGCATCAGCGAGCGCATCCGCATCCTGCAGCGGCTCGTCCCGGGCGGCACCAAGATGGACACCGCCTCCATGCTCGACGAGGCCATCCACTATGTCAAGTTCCTCAAGTCCCAGGTGCAGTCCCtcgagcgcgccgccgccgccaccggtgccgccgcccaccgcgccgccgcattcGGCGCGGCCTACCCAGCTGCCTTGCCCCTGCAGCACCACGCTCCGTGGTAGCTACCTATACTAGCTCCCACATGGACATGGATCGATGGTGATGAGACAATCGTTTCCATTACTATCGTCTCACATgcttgtcgccgtcgccgtcgtcgatcgatcgccactgctgctgccgctgcagcagcatgcatgatcacatgcatgcatgtgtaaaTTAGTATAAGAAGTAGGAGACCCCTGATgaccatttattattgttgcCGTTGTTAATTACCGCATGCTAGCTCGTACCGTATACGTGGCTGCTCCGAGCTTTTGTTGGACTCGCAGCCCGTACGTGCATATATGCGCGTTCGTTGTAGGCTTGTACTGTGCTGTACACACATTTTCCTTCTACCTTGTTCAATGCAGTACGTTTCCCGTACCTCATCACGCACTGTCACCTATCTTCAGTTTCGTTGgttcgatctctctctctctctctctctctctctctctctctctctcatgcaTGAAATTCTCCACGAAGAAGAAGCGAACTGTCCTTGCCTGCGTACGGCACAACCGACCTTGCAATTAAACGGAAAGCAGTGTACGTAGACATTACTGCATCACCATCCAGACCGTGCCGTGCCTTTGCCTCTCGATCGATCTACTTTACTATTCTGCTAGCTACTGATAATCTGATATGATCCTTCTCGTCAAGACCATGCATGGCCGGCCAGCTCGCCGTACCTGCGTACCCGATCTGTTCTTCCGTAAATCTGCCGAGTAGAACATGTTGAAGTGAACGGCATGTAGTACGTacacttgcaagttgcaacggAACGGTAAATAGCTAGACCTTGAGACCGGTCGAATCATACCGGCCGCGTGGCAGGTGCACAACCGTTTCCTGTCGGGGAGCTTCGGTTTTCCTGCATGTGGCGCAGTGTCGTCCATGGGTCCATGCAGCATGCAGTGCGCCACCGGCCAAGAATACGCGGGAACAGTTTTGGCGCGCGCCTGCACGACGGATCAAGctagctctagctagctacctcgCCAATGCAAAGAAGCAGATCAGCTAGGTAGTGGTAGTAgtagttgttgttgttgtttcgAAACCGTTGCAGAATTATGGTCGATCTGGAGGAACGCAGTGGGTTGTTGCAGGTCCAGTGGCGGGCGTGTGGTCCACCGCGCGTAGATCGATCGGCGTTCAGCGCCGTTGGATCGTAGCGTATGGtacatactccatccgtttcgtaagataagatgtttgacttttttttatagtatttaattatttgttttatttaaaaaattatgaaaatattatttattttgcttgtgacttgttttatttttaaaagaactttaagtgtgacttgttatttttatacttatactaaatttttaaataagacgaataacttaaaaaatcaaatattttatattattaaacggaggtaatatgttttatcatggtCCTTCGTGGACGGGCATTTCTAGAGGCATCACATGTTGTTATGATATGTCTGTTGCCGCTAGCTGGTCGTATAGCTAGTGGggttaatatttttgtgatgCTGGGCAATTATTGGTCTTGTTTGTTTGCAGCAGTAGTACGTACTTTGCACTGTTTTGTTTAGGACCTAAACAAAGTTTCAGCTTCGCAGGAGTATTAATTAAGTCAGCTCAAAGTGATGCTGACCgtattcttttttaattattagacgcttttaatttttaatatatgtttggtcgtttgtcttatttatttttttaaatatataaaattttaagccaTTCTTAAAATCTctttagttataaattaaatcataacaaaataataattatgttaatttttaaataagacgaatggttgaatgtaaacataaaagtcacttacgtgaaataaaaatgggtggagggagtatatttgcaaaacgGAGACTGTTTTTCACCAACATTTTGTTACAGGCCTACTGaacgcacaaaaaaaaaattgaagtgattttttttgaactgaAGAACGCACAAAAATTTAGGATGCGTATCTGTAGGTTCAGACGTTCAGTAAGCTGCAGACGATGCTAAAGGACCACCAGATACGTAATCTCATCCAGAAATTGCAACCTCATCCATGAATTCCCCTGTCTAGCTCGCGGCTTTCCCTTCCAAGTCGTTTTCACGACACATACTGTAGTTTTCTCCGCGCGAAAACATCAACGGTGGACAGACCGGCCATATCCTGTCGACTCGCCTTTTCAACTGATGCTGAAACCAGCTCTCCCCGATGAATCGTACCGAACTCccaacacacacatacacacctCACGCGTACAGAACACGTACCGGATCAGAAAAAGGTTTACAGTGGCTAACGTGATAAGTTAATAGGTGAACCTGAAAAGGCGGATAAGTAAGTTAACCTGtcgttttatatatatgtgcagcATTGATCCGGTCCAAGCATAAAGCGGCCGGATCGGGATTTCTTTCACGTAGATGAACAATGTCAGTACACAccacactagctagctagctcactGATTGACGAAAAGGCAAGCTGCAAATCTAGACATACTAGAAGGCCACGCGGCCTTGCCGCTTGTAATCACAGAGATCATAATCATAAATGTGCATAATTAATGTTgctatggatttttttaataaaactattttaaactAAGCTTGATGTATTTTAgagtatattatttatttagctATTTATTCGAATGTGGGAAATTGAGGCACTAAAATTGAAATAGTAGTTCCATAATTTGGTAGAAATATAAAGATTGTTTTACCAAATAATCACATGTTTTGGTCTGTCTAATACGCTGGCAGGATGCTTTGTGGGCCGACCCATTTATTTGACGTCTGTGCCATCTAACCAGACGACTTTGATTGATCGTAAGTGTTAACACCGTGCATAATTGTAGATATGCCAATTAGTTATTTAGTCACTGGAATCACGCATGCATTTTTAGTGCTTCATCAATATAGAATTTACGTGTGCAtgattttttacatgaattagtttataaatgttaaattgttttaaaatctattttttaaagaagacATATGCGGGgagaaaatttagaaatttcattttctaaaaaaatgaaacaaatacTACCTTGTGGGAAGAAAGATGACCCCATCCTTTCTCTTGTAAGAAGCGTAAATGaaatttttacatacatattcttagtgatataaaagcaaaagaataaaaaataaaattatgatttGCGTTGGGAGTAAGCACTACCGGCATTCTATTTCATCATTTCAATGGTTACTAACTTAgggttctaaaataaaatcatttgacCTAACCTTACTATTTACAAAATTACTTATGAACGcgtttattttgaaacggatgaAATACCTCAAAAGTAATAGgatctatatttttctttgaattacatgaaaattagaaatttatttggacgcatattttttctaaactaaaatttgtaatCCCAAACTTCTACAGTCCTGGTGTAAAAACGTGAGCTTAGGAGTAATGCTTGCCCAATTTTCGAGCATTATGACCGCATGAGTTTTCTTCACAAAGATGTTTAATCGCCAGCTCATGAAATCAAGTTAAGCTAGAAAAGTCAAAGGCATTTGCTTCTGTTCAATATCAGATCGGCACTGGTGCAAGAGGAGCGCTGTGATGACCTCATCCTCTAGATTGTTCGGCTTGAGGCGTGTTGTTTAGCGCTAACTGAAATGTATTCTTCAAACGATCATGCGTGCCACGTGGACACACTATCCAGCCGAGAAAGTGCATGTCTTTCGTATATAGAGATCCGCATCTTTATTCACGGCCACGAGCGAGCCGGATCGAGAAGCTCGCTGCTCGATCCACGCACGCATGACCCACACACAACATCGATCTCGCCGGCCGGTCGTCGTGAAATCCTGTGCACCGTGT
This window harbors:
- the LOC102706320 gene encoding transcription factor HEC1-like, with the protein product MDFDLLNSYPEAQLDLMSTMLQLEQLTALTDQSLFMAAPTSPPVSPMGTPSPQFSPPPQMSMTTTTAGGYQELQDQYSMPATYGAGAGVQQLDFAMSSPGSDSGGPQGSSSSSEAMREMIFHIAALQPVEIDPEAVRPPKRRNVRISKDPQSVAARLRRERISERIRILQRLVPGGTKMDTASMLDEAIHYVKFLKSQVQSLERAAAATGAAAHRAAAFGAAYPAALPLQHHAPW